In the Pirellulales bacterium genome, one interval contains:
- the truB gene encoding tRNA pseudouridine(55) synthase TruB translates to MFGLLNLNKPVGTSSAGVLGRIKRLVRPAKIGHAGTLDPLASGVLVACVGPATRLAEYVQRMPKRYRATFLLGQQSDSDDIERPVTKLSDPPIPSRDQIERAAARFVGEIQQRPPAFSALKIAGRPAYQLARKGRAVELQPRPVTIHRLIIGAYDYPTLTLEIECGSGTYVRALGRDLAESLGTAAVMSALERTAVGEFRVEDACDLNALSAESLPQILLSPLQAVNSLPRVQLSDPEVQLAINGLFVPSNSGSVVSGATGQEFAGIDSSGELVSILRRREDASLAPVLNFRKAAPR, encoded by the coding sequence ATGTTCGGCCTGCTCAATCTCAACAAGCCCGTCGGCACGTCGTCCGCCGGCGTGCTCGGACGGATCAAGCGGCTGGTCCGGCCGGCGAAGATCGGTCATGCAGGCACGCTCGATCCACTGGCCTCGGGCGTGCTCGTGGCGTGCGTTGGCCCGGCGACGCGATTGGCCGAGTATGTGCAACGAATGCCGAAGCGCTATCGGGCGACATTTCTGCTGGGGCAGCAAAGTGATTCGGACGACATCGAGCGGCCGGTGACAAAGCTGAGCGATCCGCCAATTCCGTCTCGCGATCAGATCGAGCGAGCCGCCGCCCGATTCGTCGGCGAAATCCAACAGCGTCCGCCGGCCTTCTCGGCCCTGAAAATCGCCGGACGCCCGGCCTATCAACTCGCGCGCAAAGGCCGCGCGGTCGAATTGCAGCCGCGGCCGGTCACGATCCATCGTCTGATCATCGGGGCCTATGACTATCCGACGTTGACGCTCGAGATCGAGTGCGGCTCGGGAACGTATGTCCGAGCGCTAGGGCGCGATTTGGCGGAATCGCTCGGCACCGCCGCCGTTATGTCGGCGCTGGAGCGCACGGCCGTCGGCGAATTCCGAGTTGAAGACGCCTGCGATTTGAACGCCCTGAGCGCCGAGTCGCTGCCGCAAATCCTGCTTTCGCCGCTGCAAGCCGTCAATTCATTGCCCCGCGTTCAGCTTTCCGATCCCGAGGTCCAACTGGCAATCAACGGACTCTTCGTCCCGTCGAACTCTGGGAGTGTTGTCAGCGGCGCGACCGGGCAGGAATTCGCCGGAATCGACTCCAGTGGTGAACTCGTCTCGATCCTCCGCCGTCGCGAAGACGCCAGCCTCGCGCCAGTTCTCAACTTCCGCAAAGCCGCGCCGCGCTGA